In the Ruminococcus sp. OA3 genome, one interval contains:
- a CDS encoding bifunctional riboflavin kinase/FAD synthetase — translation MKYITSSLDFVLNRRSAITLGKFDGLHRGHRKLLNCIKKFGEDGFETVIFTFDVSPVMRLSDPAFKIILTNEERRHVAELEGVECLIECPFVPEIMHMDAQDFVREILVNQMKAAYIAVGPDFHFGYKRQGTPELLAEMGRQYGYSVDIIEKEMDGAKEISSTYIREEILAGNIEKANDLLGYPFFIEGEILHGNHLGHTIGVPTINQRPCAQKLLPPFGVYASVTEIEGIHYFGISNIGMKPTVGDRFPGVETYLFDCDEQLYGKQACVRLHHFLRPEFKFSSLTELQHQIRRDEMQCLQFFRDTYGQTSEFPL, via the coding sequence ATGAAATATATAACAAGTTCACTTGATTTTGTTTTGAATAGACGCAGTGCCATAACGCTGGGTAAGTTTGACGGGCTCCACCGAGGGCACAGGAAGCTGCTTAACTGCATAAAGAAATTTGGAGAAGATGGCTTTGAAACAGTCATCTTTACGTTTGACGTGTCACCGGTCATGCGTTTGTCAGATCCTGCTTTTAAGATTATACTGACAAATGAAGAACGGCGCCATGTTGCAGAGCTGGAAGGTGTGGAATGCCTGATCGAGTGTCCGTTTGTACCTGAGATCATGCATATGGATGCACAGGATTTCGTACGTGAGATCCTTGTAAATCAGATGAAAGCAGCATACATTGCTGTCGGACCGGATTTTCATTTTGGCTATAAGCGCCAGGGAACTCCGGAGCTTCTGGCCGAGATGGGCAGACAGTATGGCTATTCGGTGGATATCATAGAAAAAGAAATGGACGGTGCGAAAGAAATCAGCAGCACTTATATCCGCGAAGAGATTTTAGCCGGAAATATAGAGAAGGCAAATGATCTGCTGGGGTATCCGTTTTTTATTGAGGGAGAAATCCTGCACGGCAATCACCTTGGACATACGATTGGTGTTCCAACGATCAATCAGAGGCCGTGTGCTCAGAAACTGCTCCCGCCTTTTGGAGTCTATGCATCTGTGACAGAGATTGAAGGGATCCATTACTTTGGAATCAGCAATATCGGTATGAAACCAACGGTTGGGGACAGGTTTCCGGGTGTGGAAACGTATCTTTTTGACTGTGATGAACAGTTATATGGAAAACAGGCCTGTGTCAGACTTCATCATTTTCTGAGGCCGGAGTTCAAGTTCTCCTCCCTTACGGAACTGCAGCATCAGATCCGCAGGGACGAGATGCAGTGTCTGCAGTTTTTCAGGGATACTTATGGACAAACATCTGAGTTTCCTTTATAG
- the truB gene encoding tRNA pseudouridine(55) synthase TruB, with protein sequence MNGIINIYKEAGYTSHDVVARLRGILKQKKIGHTGTLDPDATGVLPVCLGKATKLCDMLTDENKTYETVLHLGITTDTQDLSGAVLKTREVFVKEQEAAACIDTFIGDYMQVPPMYSALKINGKKLYELAREGKTVERKARPVHFYEIDVLHMELPRIALRVTCSKGTYIRTLCHDIGEKLGCGACMESLVRTRVGRFTADKSFTLAQMERMAAEGTVEQAVVPIDVMFEQYPSVQVAQPAIQRVCNGNSFSVKDLERPSGCLSDDQCVRAYDGEEMFIGIYRYDGKSQVFCLVKMFRDGSSER encoded by the coding sequence ATGAATGGTATTATCAATATCTATAAAGAGGCGGGATATACTTCACATGATGTCGTGGCCAGGCTGAGAGGGATTCTGAAACAGAAGAAAATCGGCCATACGGGAACACTGGATCCGGATGCAACCGGCGTTCTTCCGGTATGCCTCGGAAAAGCGACGAAACTTTGTGATATGCTCACAGATGAAAATAAGACCTATGAGACCGTCCTGCACCTCGGTATCACAACCGATACTCAGGATTTGAGCGGAGCTGTGCTGAAAACACGGGAAGTCTTTGTGAAAGAACAGGAGGCGGCAGCGTGTATCGATACTTTTATCGGCGATTATATGCAGGTGCCGCCCATGTATTCAGCGCTGAAGATTAACGGAAAAAAACTATACGAACTGGCCCGGGAAGGGAAGACAGTGGAGAGAAAAGCCAGACCGGTACATTTTTATGAAATCGATGTACTGCACATGGAACTTCCGCGGATTGCCCTGAGGGTGACCTGCTCAAAGGGAACGTATATCCGTACGTTATGCCATGATATCGGCGAGAAGCTGGGATGCGGGGCATGTATGGAATCGCTGGTCAGGACCAGGGTGGGCCGCTTTACAGCTGATAAAAGCTTCACTCTTGCACAGATGGAGCGGATGGCGGCTGAGGGAACGGTGGAGCAGGCAGTTGTGCCGATTGATGTTATGTTTGAACAGTATCCGTCGGTACAGGTGGCACAGCCAGCCATTCAGCGTGTCTGTAACGGGAATTCATTTTCAGTGAAAGATCTGGAAAGACCTTCAGGCTGCCTGAGCGATGATCAATGTGTCCGCGCATATGACGGAGAGGAAATGTTTATTGGAATCTACCGTTATGATGGAAAATCCCAGGTGTTTTGTCTGGTGAAAATGTTCAGAGACGGGAGCAGCGAAAGATGA
- a CDS encoding bifunctional oligoribonuclease/PAP phosphatase NrnA — protein MNSIEEILEGAESIAIAGHVNPDGDCIGSCMAMYLYLKANYPDVKADVYLGDMRPVFGHLDELEIVRKAAETGKIYDLLLLFDVSSEDRIGIAGEYLQTAKKSVCVDHHITNHGLAEINHVVPKASSTCEVLFDLMQREKITVPVATALYTGIVHDSGVFQYTNTSGKTMRIAGWLMDQGIPFTRIIEDSFYKKTYDQNRIMGQTLMQSRLLLDGKCIAGVVTGKDMKKYGAAPQDLDGVVNQLRLTEGVEAAVFLYAVAAQQYKVSLRSNGIVDVSKIAASFEGGGHRMAAGCTLAGEPEEIIEKIVTCIRRQLKAEKKKR, from the coding sequence ATGAATAGTATTGAAGAAATTCTTGAAGGTGCTGAGAGTATCGCGATTGCAGGACACGTCAATCCCGATGGGGATTGCATCGGTTCCTGTATGGCGATGTACCTTTATCTGAAGGCGAATTATCCCGATGTTAAGGCGGACGTATACCTGGGTGATATGCGGCCGGTATTCGGACATCTGGATGAACTTGAGATTGTCAGAAAAGCGGCAGAGACAGGGAAAATATATGATCTGCTGCTGCTGTTTGACGTCAGCAGTGAAGACAGGATCGGAATTGCAGGCGAATATCTTCAGACAGCAAAGAAAAGCGTATGTGTCGATCATCATATCACAAATCATGGGCTGGCAGAGATCAACCACGTAGTGCCGAAGGCAAGTTCAACTTGTGAGGTTCTGTTTGATCTGATGCAGCGGGAAAAGATCACAGTACCCGTTGCGACAGCACTTTATACCGGAATTGTTCATGACTCCGGAGTTTTTCAGTATACGAATACATCCGGAAAGACGATGCGGATCGCGGGATGGCTGATGGATCAGGGGATCCCGTTCACACGTATTATCGAGGATTCTTTCTATAAGAAAACATATGATCAGAACAGGATCATGGGACAGACGCTGATGCAAAGCAGGCTGCTTCTCGATGGAAAATGCATAGCTGGAGTTGTGACCGGTAAGGATATGAAAAAGTATGGTGCTGCGCCCCAGGATCTGGATGGTGTTGTGAATCAGCTTCGTCTGACGGAAGGAGTGGAAGCAGCTGTCTTTTTGTATGCGGTGGCTGCGCAGCAGTATAAGGTGAGCCTTCGATCCAACGGCATTGTGGATGTCAGCAAAATAGCGGCTTCTTTTGAGGGAGGCGGTCATCGGATGGCAGCTGGCTGTACGCTTGCGGGAGAGCCTGAAGAAATTATTGAAAAAATTGTAACATGCATCCGCCGCCAGCTGAAAGCGGAGAAGAAGAAAAGATGA
- the rbfA gene encoding 30S ribosome-binding factor RbfA, translating into MRKNSIKNTRISGEVQRELSLIIQKEIKDPRIHMMTSVTAAEVAPDLKTCKAYISVLGNEEEKTNTIAGLRSAEGFIRRQLAKNLNLRNTPQITFVLDTSIEYGVTMAKKISDLQSSEPAQEE; encoded by the coding sequence ATGAGAAAAAACAGCATAAAAAACACACGTATCAGCGGAGAAGTGCAAAGAGAACTCAGCCTGATCATTCAGAAGGAAATCAAGGACCCCAGGATCCATATGATGACGTCTGTGACTGCAGCTGAAGTTGCCCCGGATCTGAAGACGTGTAAAGCATACATCAGTGTGCTTGGAAATGAAGAGGAAAAAACCAATACGATTGCCGGTTTAAGGAGTGCGGAGGGATTTATCAGGCGTCAGCTTGCAAAAAATCTGAATCTCCGCAATACCCCGCAGATCACATTTGTCCTTGATACATCAATCGAGTACGGGGTTACAATGGCAAAGAAGATCTCTGACCTTCAGTCATCCGAACCGGCCCAAGAGGAATAG
- the infB gene encoding translation initiation factor IF-2 — protein MPKIRVHEIAKEIGKSNREVMNFLISRGVEVKSHMSSLEEAEEKLLRDTFDKKEENQNNNEGKPKKKSNIIQVFRPQNATTPEGKNYGKSRSGGKSGSGSARPAQGSKPQHQGQQSQNQGQQSGQGQQRSAQNSGVQGRTEQNQQNRQSSGQGQRYASGGTQGQQRQGQSGQGRPGSGGQGRSGQSGQGRPGQSGQGRPGQGGQGRPGQSGQGRPGQSGQGRPGPRSNDSRRPQGDKDGRDFRRGPQDARRSTTARKPQGETGDTPLVQKPSRDVRKDKEKDKVAQRGDKFTNDRQKGGSKRPNQGRRQQSRIPKALQKPVHQQPKEEKKEEIKEIILPEKMTIRELADKMKMQPSVIVKKLFMQGIMVTVNHEIDFEKAQEIALEYDIIAEPEVKVDVIEELLKEEEEDTSMLVSRPPVVCVMGHVDHGKTSLLDAIRNTRVTDREAGGITQHIGAYTVDVDGQQITFLDTPGHEAFTAMRMRGANATDIAILVVAADDGVMPQTIEAINHAKAAGVEIIVAINKIDKPSANVERVKQELSEYELIPEDWGGSTIFVPVSAHTQEGINELLEMILLTSEVCELKANPKRKARGLVIEAKLDKGKGPVATILVQKGTLYVGDFIAAGACSGKVRAMMDDKGRRVKEAGPSTPVEILGLGDVPNAGEVLVATENDKEAKNFAATFVSENRNRLLEETKAKMSLDDLFSQIKEGNLKELGIVVKADVQGSVEAVKQSLTKLSNDEVVVKIVHGGVGAVNESDVTLASASNAIIIGFNVRPDATAKAIAEQEGVDLRLYRVIYQAIEDVEAAMKGLLDPIFEEKVIGHAEVRQIFKASGVGNIAGSYVLDGIFQRGCSVRITREGTQIFEGQLASLKRFKDDVKEVKSGYECGLVFEGFNEIQELDVVEAYTMVEVPR, from the coding sequence GTGCCAAAAATCAGAGTACACGAAATTGCAAAAGAGATAGGAAAAAGTAACAGAGAAGTCATGAACTTTTTAATAAGCCGTGGTGTGGAAGTAAAAAGTCATATGAGTTCTTTAGAGGAAGCGGAGGAGAAATTATTGCGAGATACATTTGATAAGAAAGAAGAAAATCAAAACAACAACGAGGGAAAACCTAAAAAGAAATCCAATATTATCCAGGTGTTCCGGCCGCAGAATGCAACGACGCCGGAGGGGAAAAACTATGGAAAGAGCCGTTCGGGAGGAAAATCCGGATCCGGTTCAGCACGCCCGGCACAGGGGTCCAAACCTCAGCATCAGGGTCAGCAGAGTCAGAATCAGGGTCAGCAGTCCGGCCAGGGACAGCAGCGTTCTGCGCAGAACAGCGGTGTTCAGGGAAGGACAGAACAGAATCAGCAGAACCGTCAGAGTTCCGGTCAGGGCCAGCGGTATGCATCCGGTGGTACACAGGGCCAGCAGCGTCAGGGCCAGAGCGGTCAGGGAAGACCGGGTTCAGGTGGACAGGGAAGATCAGGCCAGAGTGGTCAGGGAAGACCGGGCCAGAGCGGTCAGGGAAGACCGGGCCAGGGCGGTCAGGGAAGACCAGGCCAGAGTGGTCAGGGAAGACCGGGCCAGAGTGGTCAGGGAAGACCGGGTCCAAGAAGTAATGACAGCCGCAGACCGCAGGGAGACAAGGACGGAAGAGATTTCCGCAGGGGACCGCAGGACGCGCGCCGCAGTACGACTGCACGGAAACCACAGGGAGAGACGGGGGATACGCCACTTGTACAGAAACCGTCCCGTGATGTGAGAAAAGATAAAGAAAAAGATAAAGTAGCACAGCGCGGAGATAAATTTACGAATGACCGTCAAAAAGGCGGAAGCAAACGCCCGAATCAGGGACGCCGCCAGCAGTCAAGAATTCCGAAGGCTCTTCAGAAACCGGTGCATCAGCAGCCGAAAGAGGAGAAGAAGGAAGAAATCAAAGAAATTATACTTCCGGAGAAAATGACGATTCGTGAGCTCGCTGACAAAATGAAAATGCAGCCGTCTGTTATCGTTAAGAAACTGTTTATGCAGGGAATCATGGTTACAGTTAATCATGAGATTGATTTCGAGAAGGCTCAGGAGATTGCGCTCGAGTACGATATCATCGCAGAACCGGAAGTAAAAGTTGACGTAATAGAAGAACTTCTGAAAGAGGAAGAAGAAGATACCAGCATGCTTGTTTCCAGACCGCCGGTTGTCTGTGTTATGGGTCATGTTGACCATGGAAAAACGTCTCTTCTGGATGCGATCCGGAACACGAGGGTGACAGACAGAGAGGCCGGAGGCATCACACAGCATATTGGCGCTTATACAGTAGATGTTGACGGACAGCAGATCACATTCCTGGATACACCGGGTCATGAAGCGTTCACTGCAATGCGTATGCGTGGTGCAAATGCGACAGACATTGCGATCCTGGTGGTGGCAGCGGATGACGGTGTTATGCCACAGACGATTGAAGCGATCAACCATGCCAAAGCGGCAGGAGTTGAAATTATCGTAGCGATTAATAAAATCGATAAACCGAGTGCAAATGTAGAGCGGGTAAAACAGGAATTGTCAGAGTATGAGCTGATTCCGGAGGACTGGGGCGGAAGTACCATTTTTGTTCCGGTATCTGCCCACACACAGGAAGGTATCAATGAACTGCTTGAGATGATCCTGCTGACTTCCGAGGTATGTGAACTGAAGGCAAATCCAAAGCGCAAAGCCAGAGGACTTGTCATTGAAGCCAAACTGGATAAGGGAAAAGGACCGGTTGCAACGATCCTGGTACAGAAGGGAACTCTGTATGTAGGAGATTTTATCGCAGCAGGTGCATGTTCTGGTAAAGTCAGGGCAATGATGGATGATAAGGGACGAAGAGTAAAAGAGGCAGGACCGTCTACGCCTGTTGAGATCCTTGGACTTGGTGATGTGCCAAATGCAGGGGAGGTTCTTGTTGCCACAGAAAATGATAAGGAAGCCAAGAATTTCGCAGCTACCTTTGTATCCGAAAACAGAAACCGTCTTCTGGAAGAGACAAAAGCGAAAATGTCTCTGGATGATCTGTTCAGCCAGATCAAAGAAGGCAACCTGAAAGAGCTGGGTATTGTTGTGAAGGCTGATGTGCAGGGATCTGTGGAGGCTGTGAAGCAGAGTCTTACCAAGCTCTCCAATGATGAAGTGGTAGTCAAGATCGTGCACGGCGGAGTAGGTGCCGTGAACGAATCGGATGTAACGCTGGCTTCAGCTTCCAATGCGATCATTATCGGCTTCAATGTACGTCCAGATGCGACCGCTAAGGCGATAGCGGAACAGGAAGGTGTTGATCTCCGCCTGTACCGTGTCATTTATCAGGCGATAGAAGATGTGGAAGCAGCGATGAAAGGTCTTCTGGATCCTATATTTGAAGAAAAAGTGATCGGCCACGCAGAGGTACGCCAGATCTTTAAGGCATCAGGGGTTGGAAATATTGCGGGAAGCTATGTGCTGGACGGTATCTTCCAGAGAGGCTGCTCCGTCAGGATCACCCGTGAAGGAACTCAGATCTTTGAAGGTCAGCTCGCATCCCTGAAACGTTTTAAAGACGATGTAAAAGAAGTGAAATCTGGTTATGAATGCGGACTTGTATTTGAAGGATTCAATGAAATCCAGGAACTGGATGTGGTGGAAGCATATACCATGGTTGAAGTGCCCAGATAA
- a CDS encoding ribosomal L7Ae/L30e/S12e/Gadd45 family protein, giving the protein MNRNKTVSLMGLAMKAGKVASGEFSTEKAVKTGKARLVIVADEASANTKKKFQNMCLYYKVPCYFFGEKTELGRAIGKEFRASLAILDENLGQAIEQQLNA; this is encoded by the coding sequence TTGAACAGAAATAAAACAGTATCATTGATGGGCCTTGCAATGAAGGCCGGAAAAGTAGCAAGCGGAGAGTTCTCTACGGAAAAGGCAGTCAAAACCGGAAAAGCCAGGCTGGTGATCGTAGCTGACGAAGCGTCGGCAAATACGAAAAAAAAGTTTCAGAATATGTGTCTGTATTATAAAGTGCCATGTTACTTCTTTGGAGAGAAGACAGAACTTGGAAGAGCGATCGGAAAGGAGTTTCGGGCATCATTAGCAATTCTGGATGAGAATCTGGGGCAGGCCATTGAACAGCAGCTAAATGCATAG
- a CDS encoding YlxR family protein — protein sequence MKSKKDMMRILRTTEEEIILDTTGKKNGRGAYLCFSKECFEKAVNNKGLERSLKMAIPTEVYEALKKELDTIEQK from the coding sequence ATGAAGAGCAAAAAAGATATGATGCGCATCCTGAGGACTACAGAAGAAGAAATCATCCTGGATACGACCGGTAAGAAAAACGGACGCGGAGCTTATCTGTGCTTTTCAAAGGAGTGCTTTGAAAAGGCAGTGAATAATAAGGGATTGGAACGTTCGCTTAAAATGGCCATTCCGACAGAAGTCTACGAAGCGCTTAAAAAGGAGCTGGATACGATTGAACAGAAATAA
- the nusA gene encoding transcription termination factor NusA — MNTELLEALNILEQEKNISKDTLLEAIEQSLIQACKNHFGKADNVKVYIDPETCNFSVYAEKTVVEKVEDSVMEISLANAKMIDSKYELGDIVNVEIKSKEFGRIATQNAKNVILQKIREEERKVLYNEYFEKEKDVVTGIVQRNMGKNISINLGKVDAMLNESEQVKTEHFKPTERIKVYVLEVKDTPKGPKIQVSRTHPELVKRLFESEVTEVREGIVEIKSIAREAGSRTKIAVWSNDADVDPVGACVGMNGARVNAIVEELRGEKIDIINWDDNPAFLIENALSPAKVISVMADPDEKAAKVIVPDYQLSLAIGKEGQNARLAARLTGFKIDIKSETQAREAGDFEIFEEYDEDVNEFEEDVDVNEYEDGENEYEEYSEKDESADA; from the coding sequence ATGAACACAGAGTTACTGGAAGCGCTAAACATTCTGGAACAAGAAAAAAACATCAGTAAGGATACCCTGTTGGAAGCGATTGAACAGTCACTGATTCAGGCCTGTAAGAACCATTTTGGAAAAGCAGATAACGTAAAAGTGTATATTGACCCTGAAACCTGCAATTTCAGCGTTTATGCGGAAAAGACGGTTGTTGAAAAGGTAGAAGATTCTGTGATGGAGATCAGTCTGGCAAATGCAAAAATGATAGATTCCAAATATGAACTCGGTGATATCGTCAATGTGGAGATAAAATCCAAGGAGTTCGGGCGTATTGCCACACAGAATGCAAAGAATGTGATTCTGCAGAAAATCAGGGAAGAAGAACGCAAGGTACTGTACAACGAATATTTTGAGAAAGAAAAAGATGTTGTGACAGGTATTGTACAGCGCAACATGGGTAAAAACATCAGCATTAACCTCGGAAAAGTGGATGCAATGCTGAACGAATCCGAACAGGTCAAAACAGAGCACTTCAAACCGACAGAGCGAATCAAAGTATATGTTCTGGAGGTAAAGGATACACCGAAAGGACCAAAGATCCAGGTCTCCAGGACACACCCGGAACTTGTGAAGCGCCTGTTTGAATCAGAGGTGACGGAAGTCAGAGAAGGAATCGTGGAGATTAAAAGCATTGCAAGGGAGGCCGGTTCAAGGACAAAGATTGCCGTATGGTCGAATGATGCGGATGTAGATCCGGTCGGAGCCTGTGTAGGCATGAATGGTGCCAGAGTCAACGCGATTGTAGAAGAACTGCGCGGCGAAAAGATCGATATCATCAACTGGGATGACAATCCGGCATTCCTGATCGAAAATGCACTGAGTCCGGCGAAAGTTATTTCCGTAATGGCGGATCCGGATGAGAAGGCGGCAAAAGTGATCGTGCCGGATTACCAGCTGTCACTGGCGATAGGTAAAGAAGGACAGAATGCCAGACTTGCCGCCAGACTGACCGGATTTAAGATCGATATCAAGAGTGAGACACAGGCGAGAGAAGCAGGTGACTTTGAAATCTTTGAAGAATATGACGAAGATGTGAATGAGTTTGAAGAAGATGTTGACGTAAATGAATATGAAGACGGTGAAAATGAGTACGAAGAATACAGCGAAAAAGATGAAAGTGCCGATGCGTAA
- the rimP gene encoding ribosome maturation factor RimP, with product MSKKENYEQKAEVMLEPIVSEKGFELVDVEYVKEGGTWYLRAYIDREGGITIDDCEAVSRAFSEKLDQEDYIEDTYIMEVSSPGLGRPLKKEKDYARSMGKELEIRTYRAIDKQKEFYGILTAYDNNSVTIEMEDGSERTFEKGEIALIRLAFDF from the coding sequence ATGAGTAAAAAGGAAAACTATGAACAGAAAGCAGAAGTGATGCTGGAGCCCATCGTCAGTGAAAAGGGATTTGAACTGGTAGATGTGGAGTACGTAAAAGAAGGGGGCACCTGGTATCTGAGAGCTTATATTGACAGGGAAGGCGGCATTACAATTGATGACTGTGAAGCTGTCAGCAGAGCTTTCAGCGAAAAACTTGATCAGGAAGATTATATCGAAGATACGTATATCATGGAGGTGAGTTCACCGGGCCTGGGCAGGCCGTTGAAAAAAGAAAAAGACTATGCCAGAAGTATGGGAAAAGAGCTGGAGATAAGAACGTATCGGGCAATTGATAAACAAAAGGAATTCTATGGGATTTTGACCGCATATGATAATAACAGCGTGACTATTGAGATGGAAGATGGAAGTGAGAGGACATTTGAAAAAGGTGAAATCGCATTGATTCGTCTGGCATTCGATTTTTAA
- a CDS encoding DNA topoisomerase (ATP-hydrolyzing) produces the protein MSEKEQIIKTEYSEVMQKSYIDYAMSVIVARALPDIRDGLKPVQRRTLYDMYELGIRYDRPYRKCARIVGDTMGKYHPHGDSSIYEALVVMAQDFKKGQPLVDGHGNFGSIEGDGAAAMRYTEARLQKITQEVYLSDMDKDVVDFVPNFDETEKEPEVLPVRVPNFLINGADGIAVGMATSVPPHNLGEVIDGVKAYMKNNDITVKGLMRYIKGPDFPTGGIVVNKDDLYSIYEKGSGKVRIRGKVDIERGKGGKQSLVITEIPYTMVGANIGKFLNDVAQLVETKKTTDIVDISNQSSKEGIRIVLELRKGADADNLTNMLYKKTRLEDTFGVNMLAVADGKPETLSLKKVIEHHVDFQFEVATRKYQNLLAKELDKKEVQEGLIKACDVIDLIIEILRGSKSQKQVKDCLTMGITEGIRFKTKTSERAAAKLRFTIRQATAILEMRLYKLIGLEIEALMKEHDLTLANIAAYENILNNYDAMADVIIKELDAVKKEYGQRRKTVIENAEEAVYEENKIEEMEVCILMDRFGYIKTVDKTVFERNQEAAVKDYQYAFLCSNTDKLCIFTEQGKMHMVKVLDLPYGKFRDKGVPIDNFGNYSTAQETILYLGCLEEIKRQKLLFITRNGMLKQVEGTEFDAAKRTIAATKLADGDEVVFVQPADTMDYVVLQSREGYFLRFLKEEVPDKKKTAIGVRGMRLAEQDQIEQGYLIESRMDYTISYHEKEVTLNRLKLGKRDTKGIKIRV, from the coding sequence ATGAGTGAAAAAGAACAGATCATAAAAACAGAATATTCAGAAGTCATGCAGAAATCCTACATCGATTACGCGATGAGTGTAATCGTGGCCAGAGCACTTCCTGATATCCGGGATGGATTAAAGCCGGTGCAGAGAAGAACCCTGTATGATATGTATGAGCTCGGCATACGGTATGACAGACCCTATCGTAAATGTGCCCGTATCGTCGGCGATACCATGGGTAAATATCATCCGCACGGGGACAGCTCGATCTATGAAGCGCTGGTTGTGATGGCGCAGGATTTTAAAAAGGGACAGCCCCTGGTGGACGGTCATGGAAACTTTGGATCGATCGAGGGGGACGGTGCAGCCGCCATGCGTTATACGGAGGCGCGTCTGCAGAAGATCACCCAGGAAGTCTATCTGAGTGATATGGACAAGGATGTCGTGGATTTTGTGCCAAACTTTGATGAAACGGAAAAAGAACCGGAAGTACTTCCTGTCCGTGTGCCAAATTTTCTGATCAATGGTGCGGATGGTATCGCAGTCGGCATGGCGACCAGCGTTCCGCCCCATAATCTCGGGGAAGTGATCGACGGTGTCAAAGCGTACATGAAGAACAATGACATTACGGTAAAGGGTCTGATGCGGTATATCAAGGGACCGGATTTTCCGACAGGAGGCATCGTTGTCAATAAAGATGATCTGTACTCCATCTATGAAAAAGGAAGCGGAAAAGTACGCATCAGAGGAAAAGTGGACATCGAAAGGGGAAAAGGCGGAAAGCAGAGTCTGGTCATCACAGAGATTCCCTATACGATGGTAGGTGCAAACATTGGAAAGTTTCTGAATGATGTGGCACAGCTCGTGGAGACTAAGAAGACAACGGATATCGTAGACATCTCCAACCAGTCATCGAAAGAAGGCATCCGTATCGTACTGGAGCTCAGAAAGGGAGCAGACGCTGACAATCTGACCAACATGCTCTATAAGAAAACGCGCCTCGAGGATACTTTCGGTGTCAATATGCTGGCCGTTGCAGACGGGAAACCGGAGACACTGAGTCTTAAGAAAGTCATTGAACACCATGTGGATTTTCAGTTTGAAGTGGCAACCAGAAAATACCAGAATCTTCTGGCAAAAGAACTGGACAAAAAGGAAGTTCAGGAAGGACTCATCAAAGCGTGTGATGTGATTGATCTGATCATCGAAATTCTCCGCGGCAGCAAGAGTCAGAAACAGGTGAAGGATTGTCTGACAATGGGGATTACCGAAGGTATCCGGTTTAAGACCAAAACATCGGAGCGGGCGGCGGCAAAGCTTCGTTTTACGATCAGACAGGCAACGGCGATTCTGGAAATGCGTCTGTATAAGCTGATCGGGCTGGAGATCGAAGCACTGATGAAGGAGCATGATCTGACACTGGCAAATATCGCCGCATATGAAAATATCCTCAATAACTATGATGCCATGGCGGATGTGATCATCAAAGAACTGGACGCGGTCAAAAAGGAATACGGGCAGAGACGTAAAACGGTGATAGAAAATGCTGAGGAAGCTGTCTACGAGGAAAATAAGATCGAAGAGATGGAAGTCTGCATCCTGATGGACCGCTTCGGTTATATCAAAACAGTGGACAAAACTGTGTTTGAGCGTAACCAGGAGGCTGCGGTCAAGGACTATCAGTATGCGTTCCTGTGCAGCAATACGGATAAACTCTGCATCTTCACGGAACAGGGAAAAATGCACATGGTGAAGGTGCTGGATCTGCCGTACGGTAAATTCAGGGACAAGGGTGTGCCGATCGATAATTTTGGAAATTACAGTACCGCCCAGGAGACGATTCTGTATCTTGGATGTCTGGAAGAAATCAAGAGGCAGAAGCTTTTGTTTATCACAAGAAACGGCATGCTAAAACAGGTGGAAGGTACGGAATTCGATGCCGCCAAACGCACGATCGCCGCGACAAAGCTGGCGGACGGCGATGAAGTAGTATTTGTACAGCCGGCGGATACGATGGATTACGTCGTGCTGCAGAGCAGGGAAGGATATTTCCTTCGGTTCCTGAAGGAAGAGGTGCCGGATAAGAAAAAGACGGCGATCGGTGTACGCGGAATGCGTCTGGCGGAACAGGATCAGATCGAGCAGGGCTACCTGATCGAAAGCCGGATGGATTACACCATTTCGTACCATGAAAAGGAAGTGACGCTGAACAGGCTGAAACTGGGAAAACGTGATACGAAAGGCATAAAAATCCGTGTTTAA